A genomic stretch from Pseudomonadota bacterium includes:
- the trpD gene encoding anthranilate phosphoribosyltransferase gives MIATLLEGHELSEAQAEEIFARLVAGQLSEVETAALLVALKLRGESPAVMAGAARAMRAAAGTFEAGIAVADSCGTGGDGAHTFNVSTAAALVAAECGVPVAKHGNRSVSSRCGSADVLETLGIDLEASADASRRALADAGVCFLYAPAWHSGLRHAAPVRRALGVRTVLNLLGPLVNPARPRWQVVGVYDARWCVPMAETLGRLGCASALVVNGDGLDEIALHGPTSAALLRDGDVRALTFTPHDAGLPVYGIERLAGGDVAENAQLLTDLLQGRGDEAHVAAVAINAGALLWVAGQAADLAEGTARALDVLRTDRAWLRFERWRETLRGTR, from the coding sequence ATGATCGCCACGCTGCTCGAGGGGCACGAACTGTCTGAGGCACAGGCCGAGGAGATCTTCGCGCGTCTCGTTGCGGGTCAGCTCAGCGAGGTCGAGACGGCGGCGCTGCTGGTGGCGCTCAAGCTGCGCGGGGAGAGCCCGGCCGTGATGGCGGGCGCGGCCCGCGCCATGCGTGCGGCCGCGGGCACCTTCGAGGCCGGCATCGCCGTGGCCGACAGCTGCGGCACGGGGGGCGACGGTGCCCACACGTTCAACGTGTCCACCGCAGCGGCCCTGGTGGCCGCGGAGTGCGGGGTGCCCGTGGCCAAGCACGGCAACCGCTCGGTGTCGTCGCGCTGCGGTTCGGCCGACGTGCTCGAGACCCTGGGCATCGACCTCGAGGCGTCGGCAGATGCCTCGCGTCGGGCGCTGGCCGATGCCGGGGTCTGCTTTCTCTACGCGCCGGCCTGGCATTCCGGTCTGCGTCACGCGGCACCCGTGAGGCGTGCCTTGGGGGTTCGCACGGTCTTGAACCTGCTCGGCCCCCTCGTCAATCCTGCGCGTCCCCGCTGGCAGGTGGTGGGCGTGTATGACGCGCGATGGTGCGTGCCGATGGCGGAGACCCTGGGCCGTCTCGGCTGCGCGTCCGCGCTTGTGGTGAACGGCGATGGGCTCGACGAGATCGCCCTCCACGGGCCGACCTCCGCGGCGCTGCTGCGTGACGGAGATGTGCGCGCGCTGACGTTCACCCCGCACGATGCCGGCCTGCCTGTGTACGGGATCGAGCGCCTCGCGGGGGGCGATGTGGCCGAAAATGCCCAGCTGCTCACCGATCTGCTACAGGGGCGCGGCGACGAGGCGCACGTGGCCGCGGTGGCCATCAACGCGGGCGCGCTGCTCTGGGTGGCCGGGCAGGCCGCCGACCTGGCTGAAGGAACCGCGCGCGCGCTTGACGTGCTGCGCACCGATCGGGCGTGGCTGCGCTTCGAGCGCTGGAGGGAGACGCTGCGTGGCACTCGCTGA
- a CDS encoding aminodeoxychorismate/anthranilate synthase component II — protein MNVLFIDNFDSFTFNLVDELRKRGCQVDVWRNDLSAEQALALAEAMPAPRMIVLSPGPGAPGEAGCCVPLVRLAAGRVPLFGVCLGHQAMVEALGGEVGSAGAIVHGKTSPMVHDGTGVFAGLPSPMAVGRYHSLAALRLPSSLRITARVGDVVMAVEHVSHKLVGVQFHPESILTPEGGRLLENVMRWGSAS, from the coding sequence ATGAACGTTCTCTTCATCGACAACTTCGATTCGTTCACGTTCAACCTCGTTGACGAGCTGCGCAAGCGGGGCTGCCAGGTCGACGTGTGGCGCAACGACCTTAGCGCCGAGCAGGCCCTCGCCCTGGCCGAAGCCATGCCCGCGCCGCGCATGATCGTGCTCTCGCCAGGCCCCGGTGCCCCAGGGGAGGCTGGTTGCTGCGTTCCCCTGGTTCGCCTTGCGGCCGGGCGGGTTCCGCTGTTCGGCGTGTGCCTCGGGCACCAGGCCATGGTCGAGGCGCTGGGGGGAGAGGTGGGGTCTGCGGGGGCCATCGTGCACGGCAAGACCTCGCCCATGGTTCATGACGGGACCGGGGTGTTCGCGGGGCTGCCCAGCCCCATGGCGGTGGGGCGCTACCACTCGCTCGCCGCGCTGCGCCTGCCGTCCTCGCTGCGGATCACGGCACGGGTGGGTGATGTGGTCATGGCCGTCGAGCACGTCTCGCACAAGCTCGTCGGGGTGCAGTTCCATCCGGAGTCGATCCTCACGCCGGAAGGTGGGCGTCTGCTCGAGAACGTCATGCGCTGGGGATCTGCGTCGTGA
- the trpF gene encoding bifunctional indole-3-glycerol-phosphate synthase TrpC/phosphoribosylanthranilate isomerase TrpF has product MALAEIVARKRTDVAERMRVRPLETFREHLSPSERSLSGALTERGTGFILECKKASPSQGLIRSAFSPADIARVYAPHASAISVLTDGPYFGGSFDDLRAVREAVNQPVLCKDFVVDPYQVYEARSHGADAVLLMLSVLDDATYAQCAIAVRALGMEAITEVHDADEMTRARHLGAAIVGINNRNLKTLEVDLSVTEALAPMRPPGALLVSESGLAGHHHVRRLRRHVDAFLVGTALMRAPDLSVAVRELLYGRVKVCGLTRPADAQLAAQAGASWGGLIFAPESPRCVSLDTARSVREAEPGLAWAGVFVNRPAAEVAETARALALDAVQLHGEEDEAAVAAVRSALSPEIEVWKAVRVRESIPRIEEADRVLLDAFVKGARGGTGQTFDWLLLEGISDRDRLIVSGGLTPERAQAADDLGAWALDVCSGVEVSPGVKSAAALHRFFAALRSRLEAIR; this is encoded by the coding sequence GTGGCACTCGCTGAGATCGTGGCGCGCAAGCGCACTGATGTGGCCGAGCGCATGCGAGTGCGGCCCCTCGAGACCTTTCGCGAGCATCTCTCGCCCTCTGAGCGATCGCTCTCGGGCGCGCTCACCGAGCGTGGCACGGGCTTCATTCTCGAATGCAAGAAGGCCTCGCCCTCGCAGGGGCTCATCCGCTCGGCGTTCTCTCCGGCCGATATCGCCCGCGTCTACGCGCCGCACGCCTCGGCCATCAGCGTGCTCACCGACGGCCCCTACTTCGGCGGCAGCTTCGACGATCTGCGCGCTGTGCGCGAAGCGGTGAACCAGCCCGTTCTGTGCAAGGACTTCGTGGTCGACCCGTACCAGGTCTACGAGGCGCGCTCGCACGGCGCCGATGCCGTTCTGCTCATGCTCAGCGTGCTTGACGACGCGACCTACGCGCAGTGCGCCATCGCCGTTCGCGCGCTGGGCATGGAGGCCATCACCGAGGTGCACGACGCCGACGAGATGACCCGCGCGCGCCACCTGGGCGCGGCCATTGTGGGCATCAACAATCGCAATCTCAAGACGCTCGAGGTCGATCTGAGCGTGACCGAAGCGCTCGCTCCGATGCGACCGCCCGGCGCGCTGCTCGTGAGCGAGTCCGGTCTGGCAGGGCATCATCATGTCCGGCGGCTCCGCCGCCACGTCGACGCCTTTCTGGTGGGCACGGCACTCATGCGCGCACCGGACCTGTCGGTTGCGGTGCGCGAGCTGCTCTACGGGCGGGTGAAGGTGTGCGGTCTCACGCGCCCCGCGGATGCCCAGCTTGCCGCGCAGGCGGGCGCGTCGTGGGGCGGTCTCATCTTTGCGCCAGAATCTCCGCGCTGCGTCTCTCTCGACACCGCCAGGTCCGTTCGAGAAGCCGAGCCCGGCCTCGCCTGGGCAGGGGTGTTCGTGAACCGGCCCGCGGCAGAGGTGGCCGAGACGGCCCGCGCCCTGGCCCTCGACGCGGTTCAGCTTCACGGCGAGGAAGATGAGGCCGCTGTTGCGGCCGTGCGGTCGGCCCTGTCGCCAGAGATCGAGGTGTGGAAGGCGGTGCGCGTGCGCGAATCCATTCCCCGCATCGAGGAGGCTGACCGCGTGCTTCTCGACGCCTTCGTGAAGGGCGCTCGTGGCGGCACGGGGCAGACCTTCGACTGGTTGCTGCTCGAGGGGATCTCTGACCGAGATCGACTCATCGTGAGCGGTGGCCTCACTCCCGAGCGTGCCCAGGCGGCCGATGACCTGGGGGCGTGGGCGCTCGATGTCTGCTCCGGCGTCGAGGTCAGTCCTGGCGTGAAGAGCGCGGCGGCGCTGCATCGGTTCTTTGCCGCGCTGCGGAGCAGACTGGAGGCGATACGATGA